One segment of Streptomyces roseifaciens DNA contains the following:
- a CDS encoding bifunctional methylenetetrahydrofolate dehydrogenase/methenyltetrahydrofolate cyclohydrolase, with product MTAQILDGKATAAAIKSELTVRVEALKAKGVQPGLGTVLVGDDPGSKWYVAGKHRDCAEVGIASIQRELPATATQEEIEAVVRELNDNPDCTGYIVQLPLPKGIDTNRVLELMDPAKDADGLHPMSLGRLVLNETGPLPCTPNGIIELLRRHDVELNGKHVVVVGRGITVGRSIGLLLTRRTENSTVTLCHTGTRDLSAHLRDADIIVAAAGVGHLIKPEDVKPGAAVLDVGVSRDGEGKIMGDVDPAVAKVAGWVSPNPGGVGPMTRALLLVNVVEAAERATGSGNAA from the coding sequence ATGACCGCCCAGATTCTCGATGGCAAGGCCACCGCAGCAGCGATCAAGTCCGAACTCACCGTGCGCGTGGAGGCGCTGAAGGCCAAGGGCGTGCAGCCCGGTCTCGGCACCGTCCTCGTCGGCGACGACCCCGGCAGCAAGTGGTACGTCGCCGGCAAGCACCGCGACTGCGCCGAGGTCGGCATCGCCTCGATCCAGCGCGAACTCCCCGCCACGGCCACCCAGGAGGAGATCGAGGCGGTCGTCCGCGAGCTCAACGACAACCCCGACTGCACCGGTTACATCGTCCAACTCCCCCTCCCCAAGGGCATCGACACCAACCGCGTCCTGGAGCTGATGGACCCGGCCAAGGACGCCGACGGCCTGCACCCGATGAGCCTCGGCCGCCTGGTGCTGAACGAGACCGGCCCGCTGCCCTGCACCCCCAACGGCATCATCGAGCTGCTGCGCCGCCACGACGTCGAGCTCAACGGCAAGCACGTCGTGGTGGTGGGCCGCGGCATCACCGTCGGCCGCTCGATCGGCCTGCTGCTGACCCGCAGGACCGAGAACTCCACGGTCACCCTCTGTCACACCGGCACCCGTGACCTGTCGGCGCACCTGCGCGACGCCGACATCATCGTCGCCGCGGCGGGCGTGGGCCACCTGATCAAGCCGGAGGACGTCAAGCCCGGCGCGGCCGTGCTGGACGTCGGCGTCAGCCGCGACGGCGAGGGCAAGATCATGGGCGATGTCGACCCGGCGGTCGCCAAGGTCGCCGGCTGGGTCTCGCCGAACCCCGGCGGCGTCGGCCCGATGACCCGGGCCCTGCTGCTGGTGAACGTGGTGGAGGCCGCCGAGCGCGCCACCGGAAGCGGCAATGCGGCCTGA
- a CDS encoding DUF3017 domain-containing protein, producing MRPEEEPGSGPGKEPGAGKGRRFQLTRDTARPEGGGRAAPGDAPAPARQWPLLAVMGVTGLGLLIVAFDAFRVGTLLIGLAMAGGAVLRWALPSVGMLAVRSRFTDMITYGGLGGAILLLSLMAQPHPWLKVPFLEDILHFTV from the coding sequence ATGCGGCCTGAGGAGGAGCCGGGCAGCGGACCGGGCAAGGAGCCGGGCGCCGGCAAGGGCCGCCGCTTCCAGCTCACGCGGGACACCGCCCGCCCCGAGGGCGGCGGACGCGCCGCCCCGGGTGACGCCCCGGCGCCGGCGCGCCAGTGGCCGCTGCTGGCGGTCATGGGCGTGACGGGGCTCGGGCTGCTGATCGTCGCCTTCGACGCGTTCCGGGTCGGGACGCTGCTGATCGGGCTGGCGATGGCCGGCGGCGCGGTGCTGCGCTGGGCCCTGCCGTCCGTGGGCATGCTGGCCGTGCGCTCGCGGTTCACGGACATGATCACGTACGGCGGGCTGGGCGGGGCGATCCTGCTGCTGTCCCTGATGGCGCAGCCGCACCCGTGGCTGAAGGTGCCGTTCCTGGAGGACATCCTCCACTTCACGGTCTAG
- a CDS encoding NADP-dependent isocitrate dehydrogenase, with protein MAKIKVVGPVVELDGDEMTRIIWRFIKDRLILPHLDLELKYFDLGIENRDATGDQVTADAARAIRQYGAGVKCATITPDEARVEEFGLKAMYPSPNGTIRNILGGVIFREPIIMANVPKHVPGWTKPIVIGRHAFGDQYCATDLKIPGAGTLTLAYTPKDGSEPLELEVYDFPGPGVALAMYNLDASIRDFARASFRYGLDRGYPVYLSTKNTILKKYDGRFKDLFQEVFDSEFKPDFDRAGLTYEHRLIDDMVATALKSSGGYVWACKNYDGDVQSDTVAQGFGSLGLMTSVLMSPDGRTLEAEAAHGTVTRHYRRHQQGKETSTNPIASVFAWTRALAHRGRLDGTPEVVGFAETLERVCVETVEGGRMTKDLALLIGPEAPWLTTEEFLAAVEANLRGKLVPAAV; from the coding sequence ATGGCCAAGATCAAGGTAGTCGGCCCGGTCGTCGAGCTCGACGGCGACGAGATGACCCGGATCATCTGGCGGTTCATCAAGGACCGGCTGATCCTGCCCCACCTCGACCTCGAGCTGAAGTACTTCGACCTGGGCATCGAGAACCGCGACGCCACCGGCGACCAGGTGACCGCCGACGCCGCGCGCGCCATCCGGCAGTACGGCGCCGGCGTGAAGTGCGCGACGATCACGCCGGACGAGGCGCGGGTCGAGGAGTTCGGCCTCAAGGCGATGTACCCCTCGCCCAACGGCACCATCCGCAACATCCTCGGCGGGGTGATCTTCCGCGAGCCGATCATCATGGCGAACGTGCCGAAGCACGTCCCCGGCTGGACGAAGCCCATCGTCATCGGCCGTCACGCCTTCGGCGACCAGTACTGCGCGACCGACCTGAAGATCCCCGGCGCGGGCACCCTGACCCTGGCCTACACCCCGAAGGACGGCTCCGAGCCGCTGGAGCTGGAGGTCTACGACTTCCCCGGCCCCGGCGTCGCCCTCGCCATGTACAACCTGGACGCGTCGATCCGCGACTTCGCGCGCGCCTCCTTCCGCTACGGCCTGGACCGTGGCTACCCGGTCTACCTCTCCACCAAGAACACGATCCTGAAGAAGTACGACGGCCGGTTCAAGGACCTCTTCCAGGAGGTCTTCGACAGCGAGTTCAAGCCGGACTTCGACCGGGCCGGGCTGACGTACGAGCACCGCCTCATCGACGACATGGTGGCGACCGCGCTGAAGTCCTCCGGCGGCTACGTCTGGGCCTGCAAGAACTACGACGGCGACGTCCAGTCCGACACCGTCGCCCAGGGCTTCGGCTCGCTCGGCCTGATGACCTCGGTCCTCATGTCGCCCGACGGCCGCACGCTGGAGGCCGAGGCCGCGCACGGCACCGTCACCCGCCACTACCGCCGCCACCAGCAGGGCAAGGAGACGTCGACCAACCCGATCGCCTCGGTCTTCGCCTGGACCCGGGCCCTGGCCCACCGGGGCAGGCTGGACGGCACGCCCGAGGTCGTCGGCTTCGCGGAGACGCTGGAGCGGGTGTGCGTCGAGACCGTCGAGGGCGGGCGGATGACCAAGGACCTGGCGCTGCTGATCGGCCCCGAGGCCCCCTGGCTGACCACCGAGGAGTTCCTCGCGGCCGTGGAGGCGAACCTGCGCGGGAAGCTCGTGCCGGCAGCCGTGTGA
- a CDS encoding XRE family transcriptional regulator, with protein sequence MPRWRALPEELDPEVREFTEQLRRLVERSGLSIGAVADRTGYSKTSWERYLGGRLLPPLGAAEALAEATGTDVVHLSTMWELAERAWSRSELRHDSTVESARIARARAALGEFGPPQAAPEAASQAPQASQSAQAAPQSVRAGGRPGAVISEPLCHETARRAAAAEESPATGPAGSPGPAGPPASGGSPGPAGSAPRPPVPGSPRPPDYRAKAIPADGPAPRRRAALFVTGVVGALLVVAAVVLLLGVGEGTGGGPGSAPPLASPSVVLPAGVKCTGAECSGKDPEAMGCGGGRATTAGSATVGTSYVEVRYSQVCGAAWARITQAAPGDAVRIDAAADGGVPARSESGRVVRDADGYTPMVAVSGPGKAKACAALTSGPEGCTVARAASAPAG encoded by the coding sequence ATGCCTCGTTGGAGGGCGCTACCGGAGGAACTCGACCCGGAAGTGCGCGAATTCACCGAACAGCTGCGCAGACTCGTGGAGCGCAGCGGGCTGAGCATCGGCGCCGTCGCGGACCGCACGGGTTACAGCAAGACGTCGTGGGAGCGCTATCTCGGCGGGCGGCTGCTGCCGCCGCTGGGGGCCGCCGAGGCGCTGGCCGAGGCGACCGGGACCGACGTGGTCCACCTGAGCACGATGTGGGAGCTCGCGGAGCGGGCGTGGAGCCGCAGCGAGCTGCGGCACGACTCCACGGTGGAGTCGGCCCGGATCGCCCGGGCGCGGGCCGCGCTGGGGGAGTTCGGCCCGCCGCAGGCCGCCCCGGAAGCCGCCTCGCAGGCCCCGCAGGCCTCGCAGTCCGCGCAGGCTGCCCCGCAGTCCGTCCGGGCCGGCGGCCGTCCGGGGGCGGTGATCTCGGAGCCGCTCTGCCACGAGACGGCGCGCCGGGCGGCAGCCGCGGAGGAGAGCCCGGCCACGGGCCCCGCCGGATCCCCGGGCCCCGCCGGACCCCCGGCTTCCGGCGGATCCCCGGGCCCCGCCGGGTCGGCCCCGCGCCCGCCCGTCCCAGGCTCGCCCCGCCCGCCCGACTACCGCGCGAAGGCCATCCCGGCCGACGGCCCGGCGCCCCGCCGGCGCGCGGCCCTCTTCGTCACGGGCGTGGTGGGCGCCCTCCTCGTCGTCGCGGCGGTCGTCCTGCTGCTGGGCGTCGGCGAGGGCACGGGCGGGGGCCCCGGCAGCGCGCCGCCGCTCGCCTCGCCCTCCGTCGTCCTGCCCGCCGGCGTCAAGTGCACGGGCGCCGAGTGCAGTGGCAAAGACCCCGAGGCCATGGGCTGCGGCGGCGGCCGGGCGACGACCGCCGGATCCGCGACCGTCGGCACGTCCTACGTCGAGGTCCGTTACAGCCAGGTGTGCGGCGCGGCGTGGGCGCGGATAACGCAGGCGGCCCCGGGCGACGCCGTCCGGATAGACGCGGCCGCGGACGGCGGCGTGCCCGCCCGTTCGGAGTCCGGCCGGGTGGTGCGCGACGCCGACGGCTACACCCCGATGGTCGCCGTGTCCGGACCGGGGAAGGCCAAGGCCTGCGCGGCGCTGACCTCGGGGCCCGAGGGGTGCACGGTGGCGCGCGCCGCCTCCGCCCCGGCCGGGTGA
- a CDS encoding malate dehydrogenase gives MTRTPVNVTVTGAAGQIGYALLFRIASGQLLGADVPVKLRLLEIPQGLKAAEGTAMELDDCAFPLLRGIDITDDPNVGFAGANVALLVGARPRTKGMERGDLLEANGGIFKPQGKAINDHAADDIKVLVVGNPANTNALIAQAAAPDVPAERFTAMTRLDHNRALTQLAQKTGSSVADIKRLTIWGNHSATQYPDVFHAEIAGKNAAETVNDEAWLADTFIPTVAKRGAAIIEARGASSAASAANAAIDHVHTWVNGTAEGDWASMGIPSDGSYGVPEGLISSFPVTCKDGKYEIVQGLEINDFSRARIDASVKELSEERDAVRALGLI, from the coding sequence ATGACCCGCACTCCCGTCAATGTCACCGTCACCGGTGCAGCCGGCCAGATCGGCTACGCGCTGCTCTTCCGCATCGCCTCCGGTCAGCTCCTCGGCGCCGACGTGCCGGTCAAGCTGCGCCTGCTGGAGATCCCGCAGGGCCTGAAGGCCGCCGAGGGCACCGCCATGGAGCTCGACGACTGCGCCTTCCCGCTGCTCCGCGGCATCGACATCACCGACGACCCGAACGTCGGCTTCGCGGGTGCGAACGTCGCGCTGCTGGTCGGCGCCCGCCCGCGCACCAAGGGCATGGAGCGCGGTGACCTGCTGGAGGCCAACGGCGGCATCTTCAAGCCGCAGGGCAAGGCCATCAACGACCACGCCGCGGACGACATCAAGGTCCTCGTCGTGGGCAACCCGGCCAACACCAACGCCCTCATCGCCCAGGCCGCCGCGCCGGACGTCCCGGCCGAGCGCTTCACCGCGATGACCCGCCTGGACCACAACCGCGCCCTGACGCAGCTGGCCCAGAAGACCGGCTCGTCCGTCGCCGACATCAAGCGCCTGACGATCTGGGGCAACCACTCGGCCACCCAGTACCCGGACGTCTTCCACGCGGAGATCGCCGGCAAGAACGCCGCCGAGACCGTCAACGACGAGGCCTGGCTCGCGGACACCTTCATCCCGACCGTCGCCAAGCGCGGCGCGGCCATCATCGAGGCCCGCGGCGCGTCCTCGGCCGCCTCGGCCGCCAACGCCGCCATCGACCACGTCCACACCTGGGTCAACGGCACCGCCGAGGGCGACTGGGCCTCCATGGGCATCCCGTCGGACGGCTCCTACGGCGTCCCCGAGGGCCTCATCTCCTCCTTCCCGGTCACCTGCAAGGACGGCAAGTACGAGATCGTCCAGGGCCTGGAGATCAACGACTTCTCCCGCGCCCGCATCGACGCCTCGGTCAAGGAGCTGTCGGAGGAGCGCGACGCGGTCCGCGCCCTCGGCCTCATCTGA
- a CDS encoding aldehyde dehydrogenase family protein: MSSVETIHVDGVWRAAASGAQREVLDPADAKTLAVVSEGGADDTDAAVAAARRAFDGGQGVWPRTPVAERAALLRRVADLLQRDREEIALTESRDTGKTLEEGRTDVDCVTDAFRYFADLVVNEGGGRVVDAGSDTVHSVVVHEPVGVCALITPWNYPLLQASWKIAPALAAGDTFVIKPSEVTPLSTVLLMKLLVEAGLPDGVGNLVTGAGDPVGARLSEHPDVDLVSFTGGLSSGTKVMQAAAPTVKKVALELGGKNPNVVFADACATDEDFDTAVDQALNAAFIHSGQVCSAGSRLIIEESVRDRFVAELARRAAKIRLGRGTEDGVECGPLVSAQQLDKTEAYVASALAEGATLRCGGSQPEPDEVRPEGGYFFSPTVLDHCHRAMKVVREETFGPILTVEVFRTEDEAVALANDTEYGLAGAVWTKDAGRARRVAGRLRHGTVWINDFHPYLPQAEWGGFGKSGIGRELGPAGLAEYREAKHIYQNLAPEPVRWFAG; encoded by the coding sequence ATGTCGTCAGTCGAGACCATCCACGTCGACGGGGTGTGGCGCGCCGCCGCGTCCGGTGCCCAGCGGGAGGTGCTCGACCCCGCGGACGCCAAGACCCTCGCCGTGGTCTCCGAGGGCGGCGCCGACGACACGGACGCCGCCGTCGCCGCGGCCCGCCGCGCCTTCGACGGCGGGCAGGGCGTCTGGCCGCGGACGCCCGTGGCCGAGCGGGCGGCGCTGCTGCGCCGCGTCGCGGACCTCCTCCAGCGCGACCGCGAGGAGATCGCGCTGACCGAGAGCCGGGACACCGGCAAGACCCTCGAAGAGGGCCGCACCGACGTCGACTGCGTGACCGACGCCTTCCGCTACTTCGCCGACCTCGTCGTGAACGAGGGCGGCGGGCGCGTCGTCGACGCGGGCTCGGACACCGTGCACAGCGTCGTCGTCCACGAGCCGGTCGGCGTCTGCGCGCTGATCACCCCCTGGAACTACCCCCTGCTGCAGGCCAGCTGGAAGATCGCCCCCGCGCTGGCGGCGGGCGACACCTTCGTCATCAAGCCCAGCGAGGTCACCCCGCTGTCCACCGTGCTGCTGATGAAGCTGCTGGTGGAGGCGGGCCTCCCGGACGGCGTCGGCAACCTCGTCACCGGCGCTGGCGACCCCGTGGGCGCCCGCCTGTCCGAGCACCCCGACGTCGACCTCGTCTCCTTCACCGGCGGCCTCTCCTCCGGCACCAAGGTGATGCAGGCCGCGGCGCCCACCGTGAAGAAGGTCGCCCTCGAACTCGGCGGCAAGAACCCCAACGTGGTCTTCGCCGACGCCTGCGCGACCGACGAGGACTTCGACACCGCCGTCGACCAGGCCCTCAACGCCGCGTTCATCCACAGCGGCCAGGTCTGCTCGGCCGGCTCCCGCCTCATCATCGAGGAGTCCGTCCGCGACCGCTTCGTCGCCGAACTCGCCCGCCGCGCCGCGAAGATCCGCCTCGGCCGCGGCACCGAGGACGGCGTCGAGTGCGGCCCGCTGGTCTCCGCGCAGCAGCTCGACAAGACCGAGGCCTACGTCGCCTCCGCCCTCGCCGAGGGTGCAACCCTGCGCTGCGGCGGCTCCCAGCCGGAGCCGGACGAGGTGCGCCCCGAAGGCGGCTACTTCTTCTCGCCGACCGTCCTCGACCACTGCCACCGTGCGATGAAGGTCGTCCGCGAGGAGACCTTCGGCCCGATCCTCACCGTCGAGGTCTTCCGCACCGAGGACGAGGCCGTGGCCCTGGCCAACGACACCGAGTACGGCCTCGCCGGCGCCGTGTGGACGAAGGACGCGGGCCGCGCGCGCCGCGTCGCCGGCCGGCTGCGCCACGGCACCGTCTGGATCAACGACTTCCACCCCTACCTGCCGCAGGCGGAATGGGGCGGCTTCGGCAAGTCCGGCATCGGCCGCGAGCTCGGCCCCGCGGGCCTGGCCGAATACCGCGAGGCCAAGCACATCTACCAGAACCTCGCGCCCGAGCCGGTGCGCTGGTTCGCCGGCTGA